In Synechococcus sp. RS9909, one genomic interval encodes:
- the trmB gene encoding tRNA (guanosine(46)-N7)-methyltransferase TrmB encodes MRQHVNPLSRFFQLPRELPAPEALFSDPFLPIHLDIGSARGRFLLDLAAVQPHWNHLGVEIRRPLVEAAQRDRDRLNLHNLHFLFCNANVSLEGWLAALGHDQLQRVSIQFPDPWFKKRHRKRRVLQPSLLLAIAAALTPGRELFLQSDVLEVIEPMVQLTELSGAFTRPPGDATPWRGANPLPVGTERERYVLGQDLPVYRVLFRRNAQPLPRRAALETEWERVDNPADDAPGTPDG; translated from the coding sequence ATGCGCCAGCACGTCAATCCCCTCAGCCGGTTCTTCCAGCTGCCCCGGGAGCTGCCCGCTCCAGAGGCCCTATTCAGCGACCCCTTCCTGCCGATCCATCTCGACATCGGTTCGGCCCGTGGCCGCTTTCTGCTCGACCTGGCGGCCGTGCAACCGCACTGGAACCACCTCGGCGTGGAGATCCGTCGCCCCCTGGTGGAGGCAGCCCAGCGCGACCGGGATCGGCTCAACCTCCACAACCTCCACTTCCTGTTCTGCAACGCCAATGTGAGCCTCGAAGGCTGGCTGGCCGCGCTGGGCCATGACCAGCTGCAGCGGGTGTCGATTCAGTTCCCCGATCCCTGGTTCAAAAAGCGCCACCGCAAACGTCGTGTGCTGCAGCCCTCCCTGCTGCTGGCGATCGCAGCAGCATTGACGCCTGGACGGGAGCTGTTTCTGCAAAGCGATGTGCTCGAGGTGATCGAGCCGATGGTGCAGCTCACCGAACTGAGCGGCGCCTTCACCAGGCCCCCAGGCGATGCCACGCCATGGCGCGGCGCCAACCCGTTGCCCGTGGGCACGGAGCGGGAGCGCTATGTGCTCGGCCAGGATCTGCCGGTGTACCGAGTGCTGTTCCGCCGCAACGCACAGCCGCTCCCGAGGCGCGCCGCGCTCGAAACGGAGTGGGAACGGGTCGATAATCCCGCAGACGACGCTCCCGGCACTCCCGATGGCTGA
- a CDS encoding DUF3177 family protein has product MPDLPYRSLVWLTYRLGACFAFGLPLVLLIWAALRREPAMVRLLTIYWKVASLLAISLLLLTDQRPLGYVTLLLAPVLMLVSIWFWVDLNEELADSPTWRPLPLTVRIWRWAFTGFAVLATLMAATGLPCVRQLEGADCKVWLEAPQGLHRVVERLFDFVFGGQWTAAVAAFVGYVVLVAYVVGLIQWLLVRLPRQGRVAGEF; this is encoded by the coding sequence GTGCCCGATCTCCCTTACCGCAGCCTGGTCTGGCTCACCTATCGGCTGGGGGCCTGCTTCGCGTTTGGCTTGCCGCTGGTGCTGCTGATCTGGGCGGCGCTGCGGCGGGAGCCAGCGATGGTGCGACTGCTCACGATCTACTGGAAGGTCGCCAGCCTGTTGGCGATCAGCCTGCTTCTGCTCACCGATCAGCGTCCGCTCGGTTACGTCACTCTGCTGCTGGCTCCCGTGTTGATGCTGGTGTCGATCTGGTTCTGGGTTGACCTGAACGAAGAGCTGGCCGACTCGCCGACCTGGCGACCTCTCCCGCTCACCGTGCGGATCTGGCGTTGGGCGTTCACGGGTTTCGCTGTGCTGGCCACGCTGATGGCCGCCACAGGTCTGCCCTGTGTCCGTCAGCTGGAGGGTGCCGATTGCAAGGTCTGGTTGGAGGCTCCCCAGGGGTTGCATCGGGTGGTGGAGCGCCTGTTCGATTTCGTGTTCGGCGGCCAGTGGACCGCGGCGGTCGCTGCGTTTGTGGGCTATGTGGTGTTGGTGGCCTACGTGGTGGGCCTGATCCAGTGGTTGCTGGTGCGTTTGCCGCGGCAGGGACGGGTGGCCGGTGAGTTCTGA
- a CDS encoding FIST N-terminal domain-containing protein gives MTPFSPLNWFRSPATQASCRTALSCEASLDEAVRQVADELGSAAADLALVFVSSHFASDLPRLLPLLHKRLQSTHWLGAVGGGVIGTDRSGKASEVERNAALSVTLLNLPGAVLQPFAVATDSLPDLDGSSEEWHRWFGLAPNTTRAMLLLVDPGSSGINDLISGRDYAYPAAACIGGIAAPHNAPHGSLLSGDQVVSGAVGLGIGGDWTLDPVVAQGCRPIGPVFAIEQSHRNVLLQLSEGSRRDSPVACLQRVLAELTEDEREMAKDSLFLGVERRDLLIGGNQPSEPGSAFLVRNLIGVDPRNGAVAVAERVRPGQNVQFQLREANASRQEASQLLCAARERAERPPLLGLLFACLGRGSGLFGVADGDVSIARSVMTDLPISGAFCNGEIGPLGGSTHLHGYTACWGLLRQAPLSS, from the coding sequence ATGACGCCGTTTTCACCGCTCAACTGGTTTCGATCGCCTGCTACGCAGGCGTCCTGCCGGACGGCGTTGTCATGCGAAGCCTCCCTGGACGAGGCGGTGAGGCAGGTGGCGGATGAGCTCGGCTCCGCCGCGGCCGATCTGGCTCTGGTGTTCGTGTCCAGCCATTTCGCCAGTGACCTGCCGCGGCTGCTGCCCCTGCTCCACAAACGGCTGCAGAGCACCCACTGGCTCGGGGCCGTGGGTGGAGGCGTCATCGGCACCGACCGCTCCGGCAAAGCCTCCGAAGTGGAACGCAACGCCGCCCTCAGCGTCACCCTGCTCAACCTCCCCGGCGCGGTACTGCAGCCCTTCGCCGTCGCCACCGACAGCCTGCCCGATCTCGATGGGTCCAGCGAAGAGTGGCACCGCTGGTTCGGGCTCGCCCCCAACACCACCCGCGCCATGCTGCTGCTGGTGGATCCTGGCAGCAGCGGCATCAACGACCTGATCAGTGGCCGCGACTACGCCTACCCCGCAGCCGCCTGCATCGGCGGCATCGCCGCACCCCACAACGCCCCCCATGGCTCGCTGTTGAGCGGAGATCAGGTGGTGAGCGGTGCCGTGGGCCTCGGCATCGGCGGCGACTGGACCCTGGACCCGGTGGTGGCCCAGGGGTGTCGCCCGATCGGCCCCGTGTTTGCAATCGAACAATCCCATCGCAACGTGCTGCTGCAGCTGAGCGAAGGCAGCCGTCGCGACAGCCCGGTCGCCTGCCTGCAGCGGGTGCTGGCGGAACTCACGGAGGACGAAAGGGAGATGGCGAAGGATTCCCTCTTCCTTGGGGTGGAACGACGGGATCTGTTGATCGGCGGCAATCAACCGAGCGAACCCGGCAGTGCCTTCCTGGTGCGCAATCTGATCGGGGTCGACCCCCGCAACGGCGCCGTGGCGGTGGCGGAACGGGTGCGCCCCGGACAAAACGTGCAGTTTCAGTTGCGCGAGGCGAATGCCTCACGCCAGGAGGCGAGCCAGCTGCTCTGCGCCGCCCGTGAACGGGCGGAACGCCCACCCCTGCTGGGGCTGCTGTTCGCCTGCCTCGGTCGCGGCAGCGGCCTCTTCGGCGTCGCCGACGGCGATGTGTCGATCGCCCGGAGCGTGATGACCGATCTGCCCATCAGCGGCGCCTTCTGCAATGGCGAAATCGGCCCCCTGGGCGGCAGCACCCATCTCCATGGCTACACCGCCTGCTGGGGGTTGCTGCGCCAGGCGCCCCTATCGAGCTGA